TCTGCTCATCCGCCTGCCATTCCTTAGAATAAAACCACATTTGAGCCCGCGGAATAACCTCAACAGGGGTAATGATCAGACAGCCGTCCTTTTCTTCAATTTCCAATTTATCGCCGGGCTTAAGCTTGAGTTTTTTCACCAGTTCACTGGGAATAGTCACCTGGGATTTTTGTTTTAATTCCACCAACATGTTCATCATCTCCATATAATAAAGTTAAACTTTCCTACTTTATTATATTCCAACCTCAAAAAAATATCAAAACCTATAACCAATTTGTTTCAGGCGGGCGACACCCCGGTACAGGCATTTTTACTACTCCTCTTTTGCCGCCGCAACCTCGTCAAATGCAGCCTCCAGGCCGCGCAAAGCCGCCTCTTCGGAAGCTCTGCCGAAATCTGGTGCCGCTGCCTGGATTCACCCGCGCGCTCTTTCTAGCGACATTGCTAACGCCTGCAACATTAATGTTTGGCCGGCTAACAGGTAGCTTCTTTTTCTTTCAGCCTTTTTAAAAGCGGCCGGGCCGCCGCAACCGCCACAACCAAATGGGCCAGGGCGTAAGCCATGCCGATGCCGTCCAGGCCGGCCATGCCCAAAAGCACCAGCCCAGCCCCAGCGAAACAACCGCCAGCATGGCCGTTTGGGCAACGATTAAATGAACCCGACTATCAGGGGATAAACAAATCCTGGCGCCCCGCTAACGTGATTACATTTTCATTTGACCAAATTTAAACCAATTTTCTTTTTTAGCAACATAAACTATAACAATCACCAAAAGCATGTAAGTTATCATCCACGCATACCCGACACCCACAATGCCGAATTTTAAAATAAATAAATAACACAAGCCCAGCAAAAGCAAGAACCTGGCCAGGTTTATTTTGATAATGCTTTCAACCTTCATCCTGACATTTTGAATGGGAGCAAACAGAGAATAAACAGCGGCCAGGAAACTGGATAAAGACAATATTCTTAGAAGCTCCAGCGCGTCCACATAATCTTTGCCAAATAATTTTAATAAAAAACCACCTGAGAAATAAAGAAAAAGCACGGCAGGAATAAGAAAAGCATAGATGGCCAAACCGGCTTTGATAACATTCTTTTTTAAACCTTCCCCGTGGCTCCCCTCCACAAAAAGCGAAGTGCTCAAAGCATCGGGGACGATTAAAACGAGATTTCCTATGGAAAACGCAATATAGTACTTAGCGGCTTCAGACCCGCCCAATAGGTTCACGATCATAATAGGCAACACTAACGTAGGCACGGAAAGAAACATGCTGGAAATATAATTTCCAGAGGAAAACTTAAATGATTCCCGGACAAATTTTTTATCAACTTTTAAGTCAAGCCCGGTTGATTTATATAAAAGCAGCAAGGCAAATAAAGAAGCGAGCAGGAAGGCCAACCCGTTCGCGCCAAATATGCCAAAGCAGCCCAAAAAAGTTAAAGGTATTAAAAAAGGAACTCTTAAAGCCATAAAAAGGTTCTGTATAAAGTAATAGTTTGCATCCCGTTTTGCTACAAAAGTGGATCCTGTAATTGCAGCT
This Bacillota bacterium DNA region includes the following protein-coding sequences:
- a CDS encoding AbrB/MazE/SpoVT family DNA-binding domain-containing protein; translated protein: MLVELKQKSQVTIPSELVKKLKLKPGDKLEIEEKDGCLIITPVEVIPRAQMWFYSKEWQADEQ
- a CDS encoding oligosaccharide flippase family protein gives rise to the protein MSTAKLAIPKSLGELKQYLGDPLYKNSFFIVLSRVSNVACGFFFWMLAARLYSTEDVGVATALISSLGLVIQFSRLGFDFSLIRFFPLNDRKKVFSTCLVITTISSFGVGIIYILGISLFSPELSFLKEGKYALIFILIAVINSIAAITGSTFVAKRDANYYFIQNLFMALRVPFLIPLTFLGCFGIFGANGLAFLLASLFALLLLYKSTGLDLKVDKKFVRESFKFSSGNYISSMFLSVPTLVLPIMIVNLLGGSEAAKYYIAFSIGNLVLIVPDALSTSLFVEGSHGEGLKKNVIKAGLAIYAFLIPAVLFLYFSGGFLLKLFGKDYVDALELLRILSLSSFLAAVYSLFAPIQNVRMKVESIIKINLARFLLLLGLCYLFILKFGIVGVGYAWMITYMLLVIVIVYVAKKENWFKFGQMKM